One Granulicella sp. 5B5 DNA window includes the following coding sequences:
- a CDS encoding tagatose 1,6-diphosphate aldolase, which produces MKLTPGKLAGLKAVSDARNVIAAAAMDQRGSLQKSLSKERGTPATGHDLEVFKSLVTDVLTRHASAILLDPEFGLPASKERNGKGLLLAYEKTGYDANTPGRLPDLLDHWSVRRLKEAGADCLKILLYYTPFEKPEINEIKHAWIERIGDECRANDIPFFLEFVGYDETGADEKSVAYAKKKPSVVAGAMKEFSKDRYGVDVLKVEVPIVMEFVEGTNAFKGEAAYTREEALGLFRSVGESTEKPFIYLSAGVSNPVFIETLELAGESGVAFNGVLCGRATWKDGIPVYAKQGAEAFKQWLETTGVENIENVNKALQSATPWTSKVQS; this is translated from the coding sequence ATGAAGCTCACACCCGGAAAGCTCGCCGGCCTCAAGGCCGTCTCCGACGCGCGCAACGTCATCGCCGCTGCTGCCATGGACCAGCGCGGTTCTCTCCAGAAGTCTCTCAGCAAAGAGCGTGGCACCCCCGCCACCGGTCATGACCTCGAGGTCTTCAAGTCGCTCGTCACCGACGTCCTCACCCGCCACGCCTCCGCCATCCTGCTTGACCCCGAGTTCGGCCTCCCCGCTTCCAAGGAGCGGAACGGCAAAGGCCTCCTCCTCGCCTACGAGAAGACCGGCTACGACGCCAACACCCCCGGCCGCCTGCCCGACCTCCTCGACCACTGGAGTGTCCGCCGTCTCAAGGAAGCCGGTGCCGACTGCCTCAAGATCCTCCTCTACTACACGCCTTTTGAAAAGCCTGAGATCAACGAGATCAAGCACGCCTGGATCGAGCGCATCGGCGACGAGTGCCGCGCCAACGACATCCCCTTCTTCCTCGAGTTCGTCGGCTACGACGAGACCGGCGCCGACGAAAAGTCCGTCGCCTACGCAAAGAAGAAGCCCTCCGTCGTCGCCGGCGCGATGAAGGAGTTCTCCAAGGACCGCTACGGCGTCGACGTCCTCAAGGTCGAGGTCCCCATCGTCATGGAGTTCGTTGAAGGCACCAACGCCTTCAAGGGCGAAGCCGCTTACACCCGTGAAGAGGCTCTCGGCCTCTTCCGCTCCGTCGGGGAGTCCACCGAGAAACCGTTCATCTATCTCTCCGCCGGCGTCTCCAACCCCGTCTTCATCGAAACCCTCGAGCTCGCGGGCGAATCTGGCGTCGCCTTCAACGGTGTCCTCTGCGGCCGCGCCACCTGGAAAGACGGCATCCCCGTCTACGCCAAACAAGGTGCCGAAGCCTTCAAGCAATGGCTCGAAACCACCGGCGTGGAAAACATCGAAAACGTCAACAAGGCACTCCAATCTGCCACCCCCTGGACCAGCAAGGTCCAGTCCTAA
- a CDS encoding acyltransferase, with product MPAEPQPTHRLLPLDGLRGLAALVIVLYHLFVAGWSTSPTLHLIQKFTTAGWVGVDLFFVLSGFLITGILLRTLDADPTQTRRAYFRAFYARRALRIFPLYYLVAFTAIAFPAFLRLHWQGLQWLYLTDLQNNIGILLRTHHFAAHPPDLSAIEHLWTLGLEEQFYLAWPIVLFLIRDRRRLLRGSVFACAAALALRIALWAIHAPQDIVANATPCRFDALLIGCCLALALDRTPQAALTAAARDRLIALARSACLITLATILVIAVARHSFANEDPAAYTLGFTLLDIFFAALILLSLQPGSAAGRLFSIAPLRTLGTYSYGLYIYHELIAALLKAPLRAMLEAHHSKLFAVLAGAALLTALSLAVSVLSYHLFEQPFLRLKRYFPYETSHA from the coding sequence ATGCCCGCCGAGCCACAACCCACTCACCGCCTTCTGCCCCTCGACGGCCTCCGTGGCCTCGCGGCTCTGGTCATCGTTCTCTATCATCTCTTCGTCGCCGGCTGGTCCACCTCACCCACGCTGCATCTCATCCAGAAATTCACCACCGCCGGCTGGGTCGGTGTCGATCTCTTCTTCGTCCTCTCCGGATTCCTCATCACTGGCATCCTCCTCCGCACCCTCGACGCCGACCCCACCCAAACCCGCCGCGCCTACTTCCGCGCCTTCTACGCCCGCCGAGCGCTCCGCATCTTTCCGCTCTACTACCTCGTCGCCTTCACCGCCATCGCCTTCCCGGCCTTCCTTCGGCTCCACTGGCAGGGCCTCCAATGGCTCTACCTCACCGACCTCCAGAACAACATCGGCATCCTCCTCCGCACTCACCACTTCGCCGCCCATCCGCCCGACCTCTCCGCCATTGAGCACCTCTGGACCCTCGGCCTCGAAGAGCAGTTCTACCTCGCGTGGCCCATCGTCCTCTTCCTCATCCGCGACCGCCGCCGGCTTCTCCGTGGCTCAGTCTTCGCCTGCGCCGCAGCACTCGCCCTCCGCATCGCTCTCTGGGCCATCCACGCGCCGCAAGACATCGTCGCCAACGCCACACCCTGCCGCTTCGACGCCCTCCTCATCGGCTGCTGCCTCGCCCTCGCTCTCGACAGAACCCCACAAGCAGCCCTCACCGCTGCCGCCCGCGACCGCCTCATCGCACTCGCCCGCTCCGCATGCCTCATCACACTCGCAACCATCCTCGTCATCGCCGTCGCGCGCCACAGCTTCGCCAACGAGGACCCCGCCGCCTACACCCTCGGCTTCACGCTCCTCGACATCTTCTTCGCCGCGCTCATCCTCCTCAGCCTCCAGCCCGGCAGCGCCGCCGGACGCCTCTTCTCCATCGCACCGCTCCGCACCCTCGGCACCTACAGCTACGGCCTCTACATCTACCACGAGCTCATCGCCGCGCTCCTCAAGGCCCCACTCCGCGCCATGCTTGAAGCCCACCACTCCAAACTCTTCGCCGTCCTCGCCGGCGCGGCCCTCCTCACCGCTCTTTCGCTAGCAGTCTCGGTCCTCAGCTACCACCTCTTCGAGCAGCCATTCCTCCGCCTCAAACGCTACTTCCCCTATGAGACCTCCCACGCCTGA
- a CDS encoding sigma-54 dependent transcriptional regulator, which yields MNPDVAGLTRNAAGHQPLYPAGAGDSQLPQMHLLIVDDDPPVRHACAEIAAGLGFVTLIAESVPAAHAVLARSPIDLVLLDLKLPGGGGLPLLEEIRSKAPDTVVVVMTAFATVNSAVEAMRIGAGDYLTKPFSLEELSTVLERAAHRRAFDAESRTLRERLRSGKGMGNLIGSSPAMEKLYRILSKVANTTHPVLILGEAGTGKELVARTIHGNGPTAEKPFIAVDCASVLPSLIEAELFGYVKGAAPANLRSPASSKIGLLAAADGGTVFLDEIAELPLDLQTRLLRALQDREVRPIGGITGTPTNVRILAATNHDLLAMVETGRFRKDLYFRLNIVSLHIPPLRERMSDVPLLSAHVLDRIRRDNGLAYTFADDALRLLMEYNWPGNVRELEHSIERACALSSGPVLHLGDFPTQLQNHREHMQHRHEPATPAPSAVIIGALPKVEPHVVLSIAELERQAILNTIRELKGDKLMAARLLGIGKTTLYRKLKEYGLSDDL from the coding sequence GTGAACCCGGACGTAGCCGGTCTGACACGCAACGCCGCCGGTCACCAGCCACTTTATCCTGCGGGAGCCGGCGACTCCCAGCTTCCGCAGATGCATCTGCTCATCGTCGATGACGATCCCCCTGTGCGCCACGCCTGCGCGGAGATCGCCGCCGGGCTCGGCTTCGTCACCCTCATCGCCGAGTCGGTCCCCGCTGCCCACGCCGTTCTAGCCCGCAGTCCAATCGACCTCGTCCTGCTCGACCTCAAACTCCCTGGCGGCGGTGGCCTCCCCCTGCTTGAGGAGATCCGCTCCAAGGCCCCCGACACCGTCGTTGTCGTCATGACCGCCTTCGCCACCGTCAACTCCGCTGTCGAGGCCATGCGCATCGGCGCGGGTGATTACCTCACCAAGCCTTTCTCCCTCGAAGAGCTCTCCACCGTCCTCGAACGCGCCGCCCACCGCCGCGCCTTCGACGCCGAATCCCGCACCCTCCGCGAACGCCTCCGCTCCGGCAAGGGCATGGGCAACCTCATCGGCAGCTCCCCGGCCATGGAGAAGCTCTACCGCATCCTTTCCAAGGTCGCCAACACCACCCACCCGGTACTCATCCTCGGTGAAGCCGGCACCGGCAAGGAGCTCGTCGCCCGCACTATTCACGGTAACGGCCCCACCGCCGAAAAGCCTTTTATCGCCGTCGACTGCGCCTCCGTCCTCCCCTCGCTCATCGAAGCCGAACTCTTCGGCTACGTCAAAGGCGCGGCTCCTGCGAATCTGCGCTCCCCCGCCTCCTCCAAAATCGGGCTGCTCGCCGCCGCGGACGGCGGCACCGTCTTCCTCGACGAGATCGCCGAGCTCCCTCTCGATCTCCAGACCCGCCTGCTCCGCGCTCTGCAGGATCGCGAAGTCCGCCCCATCGGCGGTATCACGGGCACGCCCACTAACGTCCGCATCCTCGCCGCCACCAACCACGACCTCCTCGCCATGGTCGAGACCGGCCGCTTCCGCAAGGACCTCTACTTCCGCCTCAACATCGTCAGCCTGCACATCCCGCCCCTGCGCGAGCGCATGTCCGACGTCCCTCTGCTCTCCGCCCACGTCCTCGACCGCATCCGCCGCGACAACGGCCTCGCCTACACCTTCGCCGACGATGCGCTCCGCCTTCTCATGGAGTACAACTGGCCCGGCAACGTCCGCGAGCTCGAGCACTCCATCGAGCGCGCCTGCGCGCTCTCCAGCGGGCCCGTGCTGCACCTCGGCGACTTCCCCACCCAGCTCCAGAACCACCGCGAGCATATGCAGCACCGTCACGAGCCCGCCACCCCAGCTCCCTCTGCCGTGATCATCGGTGCACTGCCCAAGGTTGAACCCCACGTCGTGCTCTCCATCGCCGAGCTCGAAAGGCAAGCCATCCTCAACACCATCCGCGAGCTCAAAGGCGACAAGCTCATGGCCGCCCGCCTCCTCGGCATTGGCAAAACCACGCTATACAGAAAGCTGAAGGAGTACGGCTTGAGCGACGATTTGTAA
- a CDS encoding amidase, with amino-acid sequence MTKSRREFLAKGSMGLMGAAMAVRAEGQTPQGVPPQQAGSQQATPGAPTAFGTAAAVGPKVDAETFAVAGKLMQVEMTAKDRAEAAGNWQQSMAAVVERRVGPRKVEIGYGDVPATVWNPGHRGLECVSLTDDLWVGALRAEEIEPGDDASIAFAGVYQLAYWIKSKQLTSERLTKIYLERLKKYQPVLNCVITLTEEHALEQARKADVEIAAGKYRGPLHGIPWGAKDLLDTAGIRTTWGAEPFENRVPVEDATVTKRLNEAGAVLVAKLSLGALALNDVWFGGQTKNPWNLDEGASGSSAGPGAAVAAGLVGFAIGSETQGSIVSPSMRCGVTGLRPTFGRVPRTGAMALSWSCDKLGPMARHVEDTLLVLRAISGPDGKDVACVAEGSAATLEKQIPYGNDNQKGKGDIAGLKVGYFPKWMEEAPATDVDRAAMATARKLGMELVEVSLPDWPYDSLNVILFAESAAAFEEITLNHQVDELKMQVPDAWPNTFRQSRFLSAVDFVQADRLRRKVAVEFAKVMAQVDLLLVPSLRDEFLVITNFTGHPSLTLRAGFVEVTEERSDWAPNPEKPLKKFSPPRRVPHGVTLVGQLFGEGTMVAAGTRLENAFGVAGERPEIGE; translated from the coding sequence ATGACGAAGTCGCGACGGGAGTTTTTGGCGAAAGGTTCGATGGGGTTGATGGGGGCGGCGATGGCGGTGAGGGCTGAGGGGCAGACGCCGCAGGGTGTGCCTCCGCAGCAGGCTGGATCACAACAGGCGACGCCGGGGGCTCCGACGGCTTTTGGGACGGCGGCTGCGGTGGGGCCGAAGGTGGATGCGGAGACGTTTGCGGTTGCCGGGAAGCTGATGCAGGTGGAGATGACGGCGAAGGACCGCGCGGAAGCCGCTGGGAACTGGCAGCAGAGCATGGCGGCGGTGGTAGAGCGGCGGGTGGGGCCCCGGAAGGTGGAGATTGGGTATGGGGATGTGCCGGCGACGGTGTGGAACCCGGGGCATAGAGGGCTGGAGTGCGTGTCGCTGACAGATGATCTTTGGGTGGGCGCGCTCAGGGCTGAAGAGATTGAGCCGGGGGATGATGCGTCCATCGCCTTCGCCGGTGTGTACCAGCTGGCGTATTGGATCAAGTCGAAACAGCTGACAAGCGAGCGGCTGACGAAGATTTATCTGGAGCGATTGAAGAAATATCAGCCCGTGCTGAATTGTGTAATCACGCTGACGGAAGAGCATGCACTGGAGCAGGCTCGGAAGGCCGATGTGGAGATTGCGGCCGGGAAGTATCGCGGGCCGCTGCATGGGATTCCGTGGGGTGCGAAGGATTTGCTGGATACGGCGGGGATTCGGACGACGTGGGGTGCGGAGCCGTTTGAGAACCGGGTGCCGGTGGAAGATGCGACTGTCACGAAGCGTTTGAATGAGGCTGGGGCTGTGCTTGTTGCGAAGTTGAGCCTGGGGGCGCTGGCGCTGAACGATGTGTGGTTTGGCGGGCAGACGAAGAACCCGTGGAATCTGGATGAAGGAGCTTCGGGATCGAGTGCAGGGCCGGGTGCGGCCGTTGCTGCGGGGCTGGTGGGGTTTGCGATTGGGTCAGAGACGCAGGGCAGCATCGTGTCGCCGAGTATGCGGTGTGGCGTAACGGGGCTAAGGCCTACGTTTGGGCGGGTGCCGAGGACAGGAGCGATGGCGCTGAGCTGGAGCTGCGACAAGCTGGGGCCGATGGCGCGACATGTGGAGGACACGCTGCTGGTGCTGCGGGCGATCAGTGGGCCGGATGGGAAGGATGTCGCTTGCGTGGCAGAGGGTTCGGCGGCGACGCTGGAGAAGCAGATTCCCTACGGGAATGACAACCAAAAAGGCAAAGGCGATATTGCCGGTCTGAAGGTTGGGTACTTTCCGAAGTGGATGGAGGAGGCTCCAGCGACGGATGTTGATCGTGCGGCCATGGCTACGGCGAGGAAGCTGGGGATGGAGTTGGTGGAGGTGAGTCTGCCGGACTGGCCGTATGACTCGCTGAATGTGATTTTGTTTGCGGAGAGCGCGGCGGCGTTTGAGGAGATCACGCTGAACCATCAGGTGGATGAGCTGAAGATGCAGGTGCCCGATGCGTGGCCGAATACGTTTCGGCAGTCGCGGTTTTTGAGCGCGGTGGACTTTGTGCAGGCAGACCGGCTGCGGCGGAAGGTTGCGGTGGAGTTTGCGAAGGTGATGGCGCAGGTGGACCTGCTGCTGGTGCCGAGTCTGCGCGATGAGTTTCTGGTGATTACGAACTTTACGGGGCATCCGAGCCTGACGCTGCGGGCCGGGTTTGTGGAGGTGACGGAGGAGCGGAGTGATTGGGCTCCGAATCCTGAGAAGCCGTTGAAGAAGTTTTCGCCTCCGCGGCGGGTTCCGCATGGGGTGACGCTGGTGGGGCAGCTATTTGGTGAGGGGACGATGGTGGCGGCTGGGACGCGGTTGGAGAATGCGTTTGGGGTTGCGGGGGAGAGGCCGGAGATCGGGGAGTAG
- a CDS encoding bifunctional oligoribonuclease/PAP phosphatase NrnA — MTNEESIRALLNLISERNTFLITSHARPDGDAIGSSVGLMHLLEAMGKRVTVAFSDPIPEQFQCLDGVERIVHNLPAELPDAAILLECDSIQRTGFTSIPAAYTINIDHHLSGRNYADFNWIDPRACAVGAMVYDVAIAAKVPISTAMSDCLYTAVLTDTGSFNYPGTSASTFALAGHLIQCGTDANRIAQAMYFSNPPGKVRLLGAALSKMHIKGEVCWSVISQDDLALAGATAEDCEGVVNHLISMAGIEAAILLRQQENLDEYRLSLRSKGIGKLDVSRVAEHFGGGGHRTASGCTLRGTAASIVERLLHYLDALLNDPASQTHTGRPVNSPGRSSTLLA; from the coding sequence ATGACGAATGAAGAGTCCATCCGCGCACTGCTGAACCTTATCAGCGAGCGCAACACGTTTCTGATCACCTCCCACGCCCGGCCCGACGGTGATGCCATCGGCTCGTCTGTTGGCCTCATGCACCTGCTTGAGGCCATGGGTAAGCGCGTCACCGTCGCCTTCAGCGACCCTATCCCCGAGCAGTTCCAGTGCCTCGATGGCGTCGAACGCATCGTCCACAACCTCCCGGCGGAGCTCCCTGACGCGGCCATCCTCCTCGAGTGCGACTCCATTCAGCGCACCGGCTTCACCAGCATTCCGGCCGCCTATACCATCAACATCGACCACCACCTCAGCGGCCGCAACTACGCGGACTTCAACTGGATCGACCCGCGCGCCTGTGCCGTCGGCGCCATGGTCTACGATGTCGCCATCGCCGCCAAAGTCCCCATCAGCACCGCCATGTCGGACTGCCTCTACACCGCAGTCCTCACAGACACCGGCTCCTTCAACTACCCCGGCACCAGCGCCTCCACCTTCGCCCTCGCCGGCCATCTCATCCAGTGCGGCACAGACGCCAACCGCATCGCGCAGGCCATGTACTTCTCCAACCCGCCCGGCAAGGTCCGCCTGCTCGGCGCGGCGCTTTCCAAGATGCACATCAAAGGTGAAGTCTGCTGGAGCGTCATCAGCCAGGACGACCTAGCCCTCGCCGGCGCCACCGCGGAGGACTGCGAAGGCGTGGTTAACCACCTCATCAGCATGGCCGGCATCGAGGCTGCCATTCTCCTCCGCCAGCAGGAGAACCTGGACGAATATCGCCTCAGCCTCCGCAGCAAAGGCATCGGTAAACTCGACGTCTCCCGCGTCGCCGAGCACTTCGGTGGCGGCGGACACCGCACCGCCTCCGGCTGCACACTGCGAGGCACCGCCGCCAGCATCGTCGAACGCCTACTGCACTATCTCGACGCCCTGCTCAACGACCCCGCCTCCCAAACCCACACCGGACGCCCAGTCAACTCTCCCGGCAGGTCCTCAACTCTGTTAGCCTAA
- the rbfA gene encoding 30S ribosome-binding factor RbfA codes for MPEQRAKTYHRGRVASTFTEEITAMLEGELSDPRIAPCHVTEVVLAPGGKSCRVFIAVTGNEKEEEDTLAGLMAARGYIRSEIRSRMGVRHVPELTFAIDRSEKVNARMDELFGRVEKHKEKLERRSARKATGTSPEPTQGSAHEKHSS; via the coding sequence ATGCCAGAGCAGAGAGCAAAAACCTATCACCGCGGCAGAGTCGCCAGCACCTTCACCGAGGAGATCACGGCGATGCTGGAAGGCGAGCTCTCCGATCCCCGCATCGCGCCCTGCCACGTCACCGAGGTCGTCCTCGCCCCCGGCGGTAAGAGCTGCCGTGTCTTCATCGCCGTCACCGGCAACGAGAAGGAAGAGGAGGACACCCTCGCCGGCCTCATGGCCGCCCGCGGGTACATCCGCAGTGAGATTCGCTCCCGTATGGGGGTACGCCACGTCCCCGAGCTGACCTTCGCCATCGACCGCTCCGAAAAGGTCAATGCGCGCATGGACGAGCTCTTTGGTCGCGTGGAGAAGCACAAGGAAAAGCTCGAACGTCGCTCCGCCCGCAAGGCCACCGGAACTAGCCCGGAGCCTACGCAGGGATCGGCGCATGAGAAACATTCGAGTTAG
- a CDS encoding DUF503 domain-containing protein, producing the protein MPIASLTLELAIEHAQSLKDRRQAVRSLKDKLRHSFNVSVAELDEALVWNRATLGIVAISSSPGYLAGQLREVESAVRRLCPALGCDILDSFIESDVVLDAPEPGPPASG; encoded by the coding sequence ATGCCGATCGCCAGTCTTACCCTCGAGCTCGCCATCGAGCACGCTCAATCCCTCAAAGACCGCCGCCAGGCCGTCCGCTCCCTCAAAGACAAGCTCCGTCACAGCTTCAACGTCTCCGTCGCCGAGCTCGACGAGGCACTCGTCTGGAACCGCGCCACCCTGGGTATCGTCGCCATCTCCAGCTCCCCCGGCTACCTCGCCGGCCAGCTCCGCGAGGTCGAATCCGCCGTCCGCCGTCTCTGCCCCGCCCTCGGCTGCGATATCCTCGACAGCTTCATCGAATCCGACGTCGTCCTCGACGCCCCCGAACCCGGCCCACCGGCATCCGGCTGA
- a CDS encoding sensor histidine kinase — translation MAQGIGLAHDAGNLFAALNLYCDLLSAPGVLRPEHSHYITELRQLTERSNRLVQKLLTTPQQPQPGAPLLVEAAQQAPEAPNAAHILREIEPLLVAIVGRSATVSVKTPRALPTPPLPAETLERIIVNLVRNAAQAIEFAPLRCIGGYIRVSLATLAGHLRLTVEDNGPGMPVTTVASFLSPAPLPQNARRGLGHRIVHELVTGSGGTLSFKVRPGRGTTVSIQWPVPAIAKPGPSGTASASTRGNRRLGVVTC, via the coding sequence GTGGCTCAAGGGATTGGTCTAGCCCACGATGCCGGCAATCTCTTCGCTGCGCTCAATCTCTACTGTGATCTTCTGAGTGCCCCTGGGGTTCTGCGTCCTGAACACAGTCATTACATCACCGAACTCCGCCAGCTCACCGAGCGCAGCAACCGTTTGGTACAAAAACTCCTCACAACCCCTCAGCAACCCCAGCCCGGCGCACCACTCCTTGTAGAGGCCGCCCAGCAGGCACCCGAAGCCCCCAACGCCGCCCATATCCTGCGCGAGATCGAGCCTCTGCTCGTGGCCATCGTCGGACGCTCCGCAACGGTCTCCGTCAAAACGCCGCGCGCTCTGCCCACACCGCCTCTGCCCGCTGAAACCCTTGAGCGCATTATCGTCAACCTGGTCCGCAACGCGGCCCAGGCCATCGAGTTCGCACCGCTACGGTGTATTGGTGGGTACATCCGAGTCTCTCTCGCGACACTCGCTGGGCACCTTCGCCTCACCGTCGAAGACAATGGCCCCGGCATGCCCGTCACCACAGTGGCTTCGTTCCTCTCGCCGGCTCCCTTGCCCCAGAACGCACGCCGCGGCCTCGGCCACCGCATCGTTCACGAACTCGTCACCGGCAGCGGCGGTACTCTCTCGTTCAAGGTACGTCCTGGACGAGGCACGACCGTCTCTATACAGTGGCCTGTACCCGCTATCGCGAAACCAGGTCCTTCTGGGACCGCGTCTGCATCCACGCGCGGCAACCGGAGGCTCGGAGTTGTCACATGCTAG